In Nonlabens agnitus, the DNA window CGCTTTGTAAAATGTTCTTATTCCTCAACTTGATAACTCTCCTTAAGCACATAAATATCCTCAATGAGTGCTTTGATATCTTCTTCATCAGTGCCGTCATAGGAACGACCACGCAGGCGACCTTCTTTATCCACTAGCAAGAAATTCTCTGTATGTATCATGGCGTTCTCGCCGCCATATTTGTTCTTTTTTGCAGCTAGGTAGGATTTTCTTGCCAGATCATAGATCTGTTTGCGATCGCCTGTGACCAGATTCCACTTGGCATCGATCACACCTTTGCGATCTGCGTATTCTCTTAAGACCTGGACGCTATCAATCTCTGGAGTGACACTGTGCGAGAGTAACAAGACCTCTGGATCATTTTTAAATTCTTCCTGTAGCATCGTCATATTTTTGGTCATCACGGGACAAATACTGGGACATGTGGTAAAGAAGAAATCGGCTACGTAGATTTTGTTTTGATAATCTGCCTGGGTAATCGTGTCTCCATTTTGATTGATCAATTTAAACGGAGCAATTTTGTGGTATTTCTTGACAAAAAGCATGCTGTCGTCCACTAATGAAGGATCAAACTGGTCTGGTTGTAGCACGGCAAGCTGGCGATCTGGAGTAAGCGCATATTGAAATGCCGCCAAAATCCCACCACAAAGCACCACCATAAACAGGATGCGCCACTTATTATGTATCAAAAATTCTTTCATCGTTTAGCTTAAATACAAAATTACGACCTTATTGTAAGTTTAGTGGTGTGTATAAGGCTTTCCTAACATAATTATGGCTCCTATTGAGGCCGGAACTAGTAGGGTAGATGATGGGAATTTCGCTTTCGCGAAAGCGAACTAACCACAATCAAACTTTTAAAAAAAATCACCTGTGTGGCAGGAAGATCAACAGCGGCATGGATGATGTTATCTGTTAGTTTTGAGATTTTTGCTTTTACAAAGCCGAATCCCTTATTTTTGCCGCTTGAAAACCGATTAGACACATGCATCCCACGATTGTATTGATTATTAACTTCTTGATGAGTCTTTCCCTACTCATCGTTCTTCACGAATTAGGTCATTTTATACCAGCCCGACTTTTTAAAATCAAAGTCGAGAAATTCTACTTGTTTTTTGACATCAAATTTTCCCTTTTTAAGAAAAAGATAGGCGAGACCGTTTATGGAATAGGATGGTTGCCACTAGGTGGTTATGTCAAGATCGCTGGAATGATCGACGAGAGCATGGACAAGGAGCAAATGGCGCTACCACCGCAACCATGGGAATTTAGATCCAAGCCGGCGTGGCAGCGATTGATCGTGATGCTGGGTGGTGTGATCGTTAACGTGCTCGTAGGATTTATCATTTATGCCGGGATCATGTATTCCCAGGGAACACAGGTAGCTCATGGTGATGATTTTAAGTACGGTTTTGGGTATTCAAAAACACTGGAAGAAGTAGGTTTCATGCAAGGAGACCAACCTATGCTCATCAATGGTGACACGCTTGAAAATGCATTGGACCTCAATAAAATGCTTGTTTTTAGAGATGTAGAGACTGTTACTGTTTTAAGAAATGGCGCACCTGTAGAGATCAACATTCCTGAAGACATAGGCGACCGAATGTTTGAGGATGGTATTATGGGAAGACCAGAATTTAGATATCCGTTTGCTATAGATTCTATTGCTCCTGGTAGACTAGCTGATTCCTTAGGATTAAAAAAAGGAAATGAGATCATTGCTTTAGCAGGTTCTCCTATAGAATTTCAGACCGATGTTACCTATGCCATGAATAATATTGTAAAACCAGGTCAACCGTTTATTCTCTCTATTCTATCTGACGGTAGTCAAAGAGATA includes these proteins:
- a CDS encoding SCO family protein, yielding MKEFLIHNKWRILFMVVLCGGILAAFQYALTPDRQLAVLQPDQFDPSLVDDSMLFVKKYHKIAPFKLINQNGDTITQADYQNKIYVADFFFTTCPSICPVMTKNMTMLQEEFKNDPEVLLLSHSVTPEIDSVQVLREYADRKGVIDAKWNLVTGDRKQIYDLARKSYLAAKKNKYGGENAMIHTENFLLVDKEGRLRGRSYDGTDEEDIKALIEDIYVLKESYQVEE
- the rseP gene encoding RIP metalloprotease RseP, giving the protein MHPTIVLIINFLMSLSLLIVLHELGHFIPARLFKIKVEKFYLFFDIKFSLFKKKIGETVYGIGWLPLGGYVKIAGMIDESMDKEQMALPPQPWEFRSKPAWQRLIVMLGGVIVNVLVGFIIYAGIMYSQGTQVAHGDDFKYGFGYSKTLEEVGFMQGDQPMLINGDTLENALDLNKMLVFRDVETVTVLRNGAPVEINIPEDIGDRMFEDGIMGRPEFRYPFAIDSIAPGRLADSLGLKKGNEIIALAGSPIEFQTDVTYAMNNIVKPGQPFILSILSDGSQRDIELTLTKAEMANGFGITMRSTDDDFARFTRRDYSIGESLVAGVSRGYWTMHDYIAQFKYVFTKKGAGQLGGFGTIAKLYPDTFNWIEFWGTTALISFILAVMNILPIPALDGGHVMFLLYEIVTGRKPGDKFMERAQIIGILILLVLMLYANGNDVYKWLFG